One genomic region from Lujinxingia vulgaris encodes:
- a CDS encoding formyl transferase: MGTPRVVMLAGPGDVTPMLYHELSARLGPVPVIMERPMSRADFLRRRARRLGWLQVGHQSLFQTTVAPVLRRRGRRRIDELLRTHELRGDPIPEAQIIAVPSVNSDEARDALRALEPEVVVISATRIVSKATLRCVEAPFINLHTGITPYYRGVHGGYWALHQGEPERFGVTVHLVDAGIDTGAILAQRVIEPSVEDNFATYPYLQFAHGVPMVGAAVEGLLTGEQPRWREPAVRGGLWSHPTVLSYLRGRRRGVR, translated from the coding sequence ATGGGTACGCCCCGCGTTGTGATGTTGGCCGGTCCGGGCGATGTGACGCCGATGCTCTACCATGAGCTCAGCGCACGTCTGGGACCGGTGCCGGTGATTATGGAACGCCCGATGTCTCGTGCCGACTTTTTGCGTCGACGTGCGCGTCGTCTGGGCTGGCTTCAAGTCGGCCACCAGAGCCTCTTTCAAACGACGGTGGCGCCGGTGTTGCGACGCCGTGGGCGCCGACGCATCGATGAGCTCTTACGCACCCATGAGCTGCGTGGTGACCCGATCCCCGAAGCGCAGATCATCGCCGTGCCTTCCGTCAATTCGGATGAGGCGCGCGATGCGTTGCGCGCGCTGGAGCCCGAGGTGGTGGTGATCAGCGCCACGCGCATCGTCAGCAAAGCGACGCTGCGCTGCGTCGAGGCGCCTTTTATCAACCTGCACACCGGCATTACGCCCTATTACCGCGGGGTGCACGGGGGCTACTGGGCACTGCATCAGGGCGAACCGGAACGCTTCGGGGTGACCGTTCACCTGGTGGATGCGGGCATTGATACCGGGGCGATTCTCGCGCAGCGGGTCATCGAGCCCTCCGTCGAAGATAACTTTGCGACCTACCCCTACCTGCAGTTCGCCCACGGAGTGCCCATGGTCGGAGCTGCGGTTGAGGGCTTGCTGACTGGCGAGCAACCGCGCTGGCGCGAGCCCGCCGTGCGTGGCGGGTTATGGTCGCACCCCACGGTGCTCTCGTACCTGCGTGGGCGCCGACGCGGCGTGCGTTGA
- a CDS encoding polysaccharide deacetylase family protein, translated as MRAARFVISLDLELYWGVRDHRRLEDYRMALLGVRRAVPAMLKLFENYGVMATWATVGMLFCEHRDELLASLPRRIPAYRDASLSPYPHIASIGKDEVEDPFHYGLSLIRLIEASPGQEIASHTFSHYYCYEPGQEAADFEADLEAAVAVAARRGVRLTSLVFPRNQVRREYLDICRNLGLEVYRGNPPGWLYQAHARARNTGVRRAARLLDSLTPLTGARCVSAVSPLVRQPINVAATRFLRPLATRSPWLARRQRARICREIDEAVRCGGVYHLWWHPHNFGVGLEDHLSELEYILEHMARWREAGRMVTATMADVARQGLGYQEEPWVRPAL; from the coding sequence ATGCGGGCTGCGCGCTTTGTGATCTCGCTGGATCTGGAGCTTTACTGGGGCGTGCGCGACCACCGCCGTCTGGAAGACTACCGTATGGCGCTGCTGGGGGTGCGCCGGGCGGTCCCGGCGATGCTCAAGCTCTTTGAGAATTATGGGGTGATGGCCACCTGGGCGACCGTGGGCATGCTCTTCTGCGAGCACCGCGACGAGCTGCTCGCCAGCCTCCCTCGCCGCATTCCGGCTTACCGCGACGCCTCGCTCTCGCCCTATCCGCATATCGCGTCGATCGGAAAAGACGAGGTCGAAGATCCCTTTCATTACGGGCTCTCGCTGATTCGTTTGATCGAGGCCAGCCCCGGGCAGGAGATCGCCTCGCATACCTTCTCGCATTATTATTGCTATGAGCCGGGGCAAGAGGCCGCAGACTTCGAGGCTGATCTGGAAGCGGCGGTCGCAGTGGCGGCACGGCGCGGGGTGCGTTTGACCAGCCTGGTCTTTCCCAGAAATCAGGTGCGCCGAGAGTACCTGGATATCTGCCGGAACCTGGGCCTGGAGGTGTATCGAGGCAACCCGCCCGGGTGGCTGTACCAGGCGCATGCTCGCGCTCGAAACACCGGGGTGCGCCGGGCGGCGCGCCTGCTCGATAGCCTCACACCGTTGACTGGGGCGCGCTGCGTCTCGGCGGTCTCTCCGCTGGTGCGACAGCCGATCAATGTCGCTGCGACGCGTTTTTTACGCCCGCTGGCCACACGGAGCCCCTGGCTTGCGCGCCGCCAGCGTGCGCGCATCTGCCGCGAGATCGACGAGGCAGTGCGGTGCGGCGGCGTCTACCACCTGTGGTGGCACCCCCATAACTTCGGGGTGGGGCTGGAGGATCACCTCTCGGAGCTGGAGTACATCCTCGAACATATGGCGCGCTGGCGCGAGGCCGGGCGCATGGTCACCGCGACCATGGCCGATGTGGCGCGCCAGGGCCTGGGCTATCAGGAGGAACCATGGGTACGCCCCGCGTTGTGA
- a CDS encoding dTDP-4-dehydrorhamnose 3,5-epimerase family protein produces MSRAEEQESLSKIVGVVVRPLSRHRDDRGWLTELWRHDQLPREFWPVMTYLSQTEAGVARGPHEHVDQADYFCFMGPGTFRLHLWDNRMASTSYERYESFELGEEMPSAVIIPPGVVHAYQNISRGPGWVINCPNQLYRGEGYAEEVDEIRHEDDPHSPFQLGRAR; encoded by the coding sequence ATGAGCCGCGCAGAGGAGCAGGAGTCTCTCTCGAAGATCGTCGGCGTGGTGGTGCGGCCCTTGAGTCGCCACCGCGATGATCGGGGTTGGTTGACCGAGCTCTGGCGTCATGACCAGCTCCCGCGCGAGTTCTGGCCGGTGATGACCTACCTCTCGCAGACCGAGGCCGGGGTGGCGCGGGGACCGCATGAGCACGTCGACCAGGCCGACTACTTCTGTTTTATGGGGCCGGGGACCTTTCGCTTGCATCTCTGGGATAACCGCATGGCCTCGACCAGCTACGAGCGCTACGAGTCCTTTGAGCTTGGAGAGGAGATGCCCTCGGCGGTGATCATCCCGCCGGGGGTGGTGCATGCCTATCAAAATATCAGTCGCGGACCGGGCTGGGTGATCAACTGCCCCAACCAGCTTTACCGCGGCGAAGGTTACGCTGAAGAGGTCGATGAGATTCGTCACGAAGACGATCCTCACTCACCCTTTCAGCTCGGGAGAGCGCGCTAG
- a CDS encoding sugar phosphate nucleotidyltransferase, which yields MRGVVLAGGTGSRLFPLTKVTNKHLLPVGRQPMLVHPIFKLREAGITQVLIVTGTEHMGDVVGLLGSGRDFGCQFTYRVQDEAGGIAQALSLAENFAGGEPVCVVLGDNIFEDNIADEARRYREQGGGARILLKEVPDPERYGVARVEGDRVVEILEKPQRPPSQLAVTGVYFFDGEVYDIIRGQRPSARGEYEITDVNNAYIEREALSWGRLRGWWTDAGTFASYHQANSWVMAADRERL from the coding sequence ATGAGGGGAGTGGTTCTTGCGGGGGGGACGGGGAGCCGTCTCTTTCCGCTGACAAAAGTCACCAACAAACATCTCTTACCGGTAGGGCGCCAGCCGATGCTGGTGCACCCGATCTTCAAGTTGCGCGAGGCCGGCATCACGCAGGTGCTCATCGTCACGGGCACCGAACATATGGGCGATGTGGTGGGGCTTTTAGGCAGCGGTCGCGACTTTGGCTGCCAGTTCACCTACCGGGTTCAGGATGAAGCCGGAGGTATTGCTCAGGCCCTCTCGCTGGCCGAGAACTTCGCCGGCGGCGAGCCGGTCTGTGTGGTGCTGGGCGACAACATCTTTGAGGACAACATCGCCGATGAGGCGCGGCGCTACCGCGAGCAGGGGGGCGGGGCGAGGATCTTGCTCAAAGAGGTGCCCGACCCGGAGCGCTACGGGGTGGCCCGGGTGGAGGGGGACAGGGTCGTTGAGATCCTGGAGAAGCCGCAGCGTCCGCCCAGTCAGCTGGCGGTCACCGGCGTGTATTTCTTCGATGGTGAGGTCTACGACATCATCCGCGGCCAGCGCCCTTCGGCACGCGGGGAGTATGAGATCACCGATGTGAATAACGCCTACATCGAGCGCGAAGCGTTGAGCTGGGGCAGGTTGCGGGGATGGTGGACCGACGCCGGGACCTTCGCCTCGTACCATCAGGCCAACAGCTGGGTGATGGCCGCAGACCGGGAGCGCTTATGA
- the rfbB gene encoding dTDP-glucose 4,6-dehydratase, with amino-acid sequence MEANHLLVTGGAGFIGANLVRYLRREHPQTRVSVVDKLTYAGNRRYLEELIAQREVPLIVADIADRDAMEGLFARSDFDGVIHLAAESHVDRSISGPADFVQTNVVGSFVLLESARRAWEERGIRGRFLHVSTDEVYGSLGPKGAFSERSPYDPSSPYSATKASSDHLARAYHRTYGMDVVVTNCSNNFGPYQYPEKLIPVIIRRLRDGQEVPVYGDGRHVRDWLFVDDHCRALSMVFAQGESGRSYNVGAHNEWTNLDLVYALGDLVDRRMGRPAGTARRMVSFVQDRPGHDRRYAIDATRIRSELGWEPRWSFEEALAHTVDWYLRHMERIWPGGGLSASRRV; translated from the coding sequence ATGGAAGCGAACCACCTGTTGGTGACGGGCGGAGCGGGGTTTATCGGCGCAAACCTGGTGCGTTATCTGCGCCGGGAGCATCCGCAGACGCGGGTGAGTGTGGTCGATAAGCTGACCTACGCCGGCAACCGGCGCTACCTCGAAGAGCTGATTGCTCAAAGGGAGGTGCCGCTGATCGTCGCCGACATCGCCGACCGGGATGCCATGGAGGGCCTCTTTGCCCGGTCGGATTTTGACGGGGTGATTCACCTGGCGGCGGAGTCGCACGTGGATCGCTCCATCAGCGGGCCTGCCGACTTTGTGCAGACCAATGTGGTGGGCTCCTTTGTGCTCCTGGAGAGCGCCCGACGAGCCTGGGAGGAGCGGGGCATCCGGGGGCGTTTTCTTCACGTGTCCACCGACGAGGTCTACGGGAGCCTGGGGCCGAAGGGGGCGTTCAGCGAGCGTTCGCCCTACGATCCGAGCAGCCCTTATTCGGCGACCAAGGCGTCGAGTGATCATCTGGCGAGGGCCTACCACCGCACCTATGGGATGGATGTGGTGGTCACGAACTGCTCCAACAATTTTGGGCCCTACCAGTACCCGGAGAAGTTGATCCCGGTGATCATTCGCCGGCTTCGCGATGGCCAGGAGGTGCCGGTTTACGGCGACGGGCGACATGTGCGCGACTGGCTCTTTGTCGACGACCATTGCCGGGCGCTGAGCATGGTCTTTGCGCAGGGAGAGTCCGGGCGAAGTTATAATGTGGGCGCGCATAATGAGTGGACGAACCTCGATCTTGTGTACGCGCTCGGCGATCTGGTGGACCGGCGCATGGGGCGTCCGGCGGGCACGGCGCGTCGGATGGTGAGTTTTGTGCAGGACCGCCCCGGCCACGACCGGCGCTATGCGATCGACGCCACCCGCATCCGCAGCGAGCTCGGCTGGGAGCCCCGCTGGAGCTTTGAAGAGGCGCTCGCCCACACCGTGGACTGGTACCTCCGCCATATGGAAAGAATCTGGCCCGGGGGGGGATTGTCAGCGAGCAGGCGCGTTTAA